From Carbonactinospora thermoautotrophica, the proteins below share one genomic window:
- a CDS encoding N,N-dimethylformamidase beta subunit family domain-containing protein, with translation MSQTGFVGRVARAALRRIGLNDPTRGPLPDPASRPEPVPDLSHLRGPLRVEPGDPGLIRKENAAPGTNAYRRPYSGRDKLVSDDVIGQVKAYVSATSVAAGESIAFHVSVNPPQPYRIAVYRLGYYRGAGGRLMTESVHLAGRTQPACAVERYTGLVTCDWEADWRLEIPETWVSGVYLAVFTNEQGYQTVAPFVVRDELRRADLLCVLPFSTYQAYNDYPRGTVKGKSLCHGFTAGGCALGTRRAVKVSFDRPYAANGWPTRFQDDLDFIAWAEELGYDLTYASSVDLHAGRVDPRRYRAIVFSGRDEYWSDNMRAVAELAVAGGTHLAFLSAANVYWRIRFECSRDGRPHRTMACYKEYRDPDSRTRTHQWRRVGRPEQELVGVQCVSKVSGRYPLVIRDADHWFWAGIGARDGDRIDKLVEVEADQRMPRYALPAARESVLLAESPYLDERGRKRLQHTSLYQAESGAWVFAAGTFGWTKGLSHRGFVDPRVRGATQNLFARFLAD, from the coding sequence TTGAGCCAGACCGGATTCGTCGGCCGGGTGGCCAGAGCGGCGCTGCGCAGGATCGGTCTGAACGATCCGACCCGTGGACCCCTCCCCGATCCGGCGTCCCGACCCGAGCCCGTTCCCGACCTCTCCCATCTGCGCGGCCCGCTGCGGGTCGAGCCGGGTGACCCGGGGCTGATCCGCAAGGAGAACGCCGCACCCGGCACGAACGCCTACCGCCGTCCGTACAGCGGGCGGGACAAGCTGGTCAGCGACGACGTCATCGGGCAGGTCAAGGCGTACGTGTCCGCCACCAGCGTCGCCGCCGGGGAGAGCATCGCTTTCCACGTCAGCGTGAACCCGCCCCAGCCGTATCGGATCGCCGTGTACCGGTTGGGGTACTACCGGGGGGCCGGTGGCCGGCTGATGACCGAGAGCGTCCATCTGGCCGGCCGGACCCAGCCGGCCTGCGCGGTCGAGCGGTACACCGGGCTGGTCACCTGCGACTGGGAGGCCGACTGGCGGCTGGAGATCCCGGAAACCTGGGTGAGCGGCGTGTACCTGGCCGTGTTCACCAACGAACAGGGGTACCAGACCGTGGCGCCGTTCGTGGTGCGGGACGAGTTGCGCCGGGCGGACCTGCTGTGCGTGCTGCCGTTCTCCACCTACCAGGCGTACAACGACTACCCGCGCGGCACGGTCAAGGGCAAGAGCCTGTGCCATGGGTTCACCGCCGGGGGCTGCGCCCTGGGCACCCGCCGCGCGGTCAAGGTGTCGTTCGACCGCCCGTACGCGGCCAACGGCTGGCCCACGCGCTTCCAGGACGACCTGGACTTCATCGCGTGGGCCGAGGAGCTGGGCTACGATCTCACATACGCCTCCAGCGTCGACCTGCATGCCGGGCGGGTGGATCCGCGTCGGTACCGGGCGATCGTGTTCTCCGGCCGCGACGAATACTGGTCGGACAACATGCGGGCGGTCGCCGAACTGGCCGTCGCGGGCGGCACCCACCTGGCGTTCCTGTCCGCCGCCAACGTGTACTGGCGGATCCGCTTCGAGTGCTCCCGCGACGGGCGGCCGCACCGGACGATGGCCTGCTACAAGGAGTACCGTGACCCGGACTCGCGGACCCGCACCCACCAATGGCGGCGGGTCGGCCGGCCCGAGCAGGAGCTCGTGGGCGTCCAGTGCGTGAGCAAGGTATCCGGCCGGTACCCGCTCGTGATCCGCGACGCCGACCACTGGTTCTGGGCCGGCATCGGGGCACGCGACGGGGACCGGATCGACAAGCTCGTCGAGGTCGAGGCCGACCAGCGGATGCCGCGCTACGCCCTGCCCGCCGCACGCGAGTCCGTGCTGCTCGCCGAGTCCCCGTACCTGGACGAGCGCGGCCGTAAGCGGCTGCAGCACACCTCCCTGTACCAGGCGGAGAGCGGCGCTTGGGTGTTCGCCGCGGGCACCTTCGGCTGGACCAAAGGGCTGAGCCACCGTGGTTTCGTCGACCCCCGCGTCCGGGGCGCGACCCAGAACCTGTTCGCGCGGTTTCTCGCCGACTGA
- a CDS encoding maleylpyruvate isomerase family mycothiol-dependent enzyme, which translates to MADASAPDTAVSAALDDLDPFALLDVESARVDRFFSALRGDGWSRPTRCAGWTVRDLLGHLAAVEEYDLACLDDRLDELFTRAQAAEVEELDDFNAWGVRERAHLPAADLLDRWRADNAEFRRRMRERGRGGTLTTSVGPYPVGLQAFHLACEYATHADDLDAPVRPEEEPGRTRWRARFTRFALRENECPVSVTPAGMENIVRCGDEVFVLTDAELVAAGVRRLPAAHPLPPHVRDALTCLA; encoded by the coding sequence ATGGCAGACGCCTCAGCACCTGACACAGCGGTTAGCGCAGCGCTCGACGACCTCGACCCCTTCGCCCTGCTCGACGTCGAGAGCGCCCGGGTCGATCGGTTCTTCTCCGCGCTCCGTGGTGACGGCTGGTCCCGACCCACCCGCTGCGCCGGCTGGACCGTACGGGACCTGCTCGGTCACCTCGCCGCCGTGGAAGAGTACGACCTGGCCTGCCTGGACGACCGGCTGGATGAGCTGTTCACCCGGGCGCAGGCGGCCGAGGTGGAGGAGCTGGACGACTTCAACGCCTGGGGCGTGCGGGAACGCGCTCACCTGCCCGCCGCCGACCTGCTGGACCGGTGGCGCGCCGACAACGCGGAGTTCCGCCGGCGCATGCGGGAACGCGGCCGGGGCGGCACCCTGACCACCTCGGTCGGCCCCTACCCGGTGGGTCTGCAGGCGTTCCACCTGGCCTGCGAGTACGCCACCCACGCCGACGACCTGGACGCGCCGGTCAGGCCGGAGGAGGAGCCGGGCCGCACCCGCTGGCGAGCCCGGTTCACGCGTTTCGCGCTGCGGGAGAACGAGTGCCCGGTCAGCGTCACCCCCGCCGGGATGGAGAACATCGTCCGCTGCGGCGACGAGGTGTTCGTGCTCACCGACGCGGAGCTGGTGGCG
- a CDS encoding COX15/CtaA family protein, which produces MSSPSLMARIRTWAPSDRTVRLACLAVLVMNVVIVVTGGAVRLTGSGLGCPTWPTCTGSSLVATPEMGIHGAIEFGNRTLTGVLSVVVGWAIITTMRQRPRRAALVRLAWAQLAGVAAQALLGGVTVLTGLAPLTVAGHFLLSMALIAGATALWVRSGETDEPARPLVRRELRALGTLLVVVVGVAVALGTVVTGSGPHSGDPDVTHRFPISPAAAAQLHADAAFLTVGLSVALWFALRATDAPASVRVRTRDLILVELAQGLIGYVQYFTHLPILLVGIHMLGSCLVWVAALRLYLGMRERPRSAQALKPVAAERQQAANAA; this is translated from the coding sequence ATGTCATCCCCCAGCCTGATGGCCAGGATCCGCACCTGGGCGCCGAGCGACCGGACTGTCCGCCTCGCCTGCCTGGCGGTGCTGGTCATGAACGTCGTCATCGTGGTGACCGGCGGCGCGGTCCGGCTCACCGGGTCGGGCCTGGGCTGCCCGACCTGGCCGACCTGCACGGGCAGCAGCCTGGTCGCGACCCCGGAGATGGGGATACACGGGGCGATCGAGTTCGGCAACCGGACCCTGACCGGTGTGCTGTCCGTGGTCGTGGGCTGGGCGATCATCACGACCATGCGACAGCGGCCCCGGCGCGCGGCGCTGGTGCGACTCGCCTGGGCGCAGCTCGCCGGCGTCGCCGCCCAGGCCCTGCTGGGCGGGGTCACCGTGCTCACCGGGCTGGCGCCGCTCACCGTGGCCGGGCATTTCCTGCTGTCGATGGCCCTGATCGCCGGGGCGACCGCGCTGTGGGTCCGCAGCGGCGAGACCGACGAGCCGGCCCGGCCACTGGTGCGCCGCGAGCTGCGCGCGCTCGGCACCCTGCTGGTCGTCGTGGTCGGCGTCGCGGTGGCGCTGGGCACGGTGGTGACCGGCAGCGGCCCGCATTCCGGCGACCCCGACGTCACGCACCGGTTCCCGATCTCCCCGGCCGCGGCCGCCCAGCTGCACGCGGACGCGGCGTTCCTCACGGTGGGGCTCTCGGTGGCGCTGTGGTTCGCGCTGCGCGCCACCGACGCCCCCGCGAGCGTCCGGGTCCGCACCCGCGACCTGATCCTGGTCGAGCTGGCCCAGGGACTGATCGGGTACGTGCAGTACTTCACCCACCTGCCGATCCTGCTGGTGGGCATCCACATGCTCGGCTCCTGCCTGGTCTGGGTCGCGGCGCTGCGCCTGTACCTCGGGATGCGGGAACGCCCCCGGTCGGCCCAGGCGCTCAAGCCGGTGGCGGCCGAACGCCAGCAGGCGGCCAACGCCGCCTGA